Proteins encoded by one window of Chryseobacterium aquaeductus:
- the dinB gene encoding DNA polymerase IV, with protein sequence MDSSFPQRKIIHVDMDAFYASVEQHDNPALRGKALAVGGGHRGVVSAASYEARKFGVRSAMPSKTAKEKCPHLIFVPPRFARYKEISRKIREIFYEYTDLVEPLSLDEAYLDVTENKKGIESANQIAKEIRQKIFEETGLTASAGISVNKFLAKVASDINKPNGQKTIHPQNIEKFLEELPVEKFYGVGKVTANKMFTLGIFKGKDLKKRSLEDLTRLFGKSGKYYHDVVRGIHHSEVKPNRIQKSVAVERTFFEDLFDEQQINEKLENLSEDLHQRLQKNNIMGRSLTLKIKYKDFSLFTRSITKEEYFTSPEEYFKISKKLWELRPYDKAVRLLGLSLSHLNTEEKKQISVQLKIRFEEFED encoded by the coding sequence ATGGATTCTTCTTTTCCGCAACGCAAAATAATTCATGTTGATATGGACGCATTTTATGCTTCTGTGGAGCAACATGATAATCCTGCACTTCGTGGAAAAGCCCTAGCTGTGGGTGGCGGACATCGTGGTGTGGTTTCGGCGGCGAGTTATGAAGCGAGAAAATTTGGTGTGCGTTCTGCGATGCCCAGTAAAACAGCAAAAGAAAAATGTCCGCATCTTATTTTTGTGCCTCCTCGTTTTGCACGGTACAAAGAGATTTCCAGAAAAATCCGGGAAATCTTTTATGAATATACTGATCTGGTAGAGCCGCTTTCTTTAGATGAAGCATATTTGGACGTTACCGAAAATAAAAAAGGAATAGAATCTGCCAACCAAATCGCCAAAGAAATTCGTCAGAAAATTTTTGAGGAAACAGGATTAACAGCTTCTGCAGGGATTTCAGTAAATAAATTTTTAGCAAAAGTAGCTTCTGATATCAACAAACCCAACGGACAAAAAACCATTCATCCTCAAAATATAGAAAAATTCTTAGAAGAACTTCCTGTTGAAAAATTCTATGGTGTCGGAAAAGTGACTGCCAACAAAATGTTTACATTAGGTATATTTAAAGGTAAAGATTTAAAAAAAAGATCACTTGAGGATTTAACGAGACTTTTCGGTAAGTCGGGAAAATACTATCATGATGTGGTAAGAGGAATTCACCATTCTGAAGTGAAACCCAACCGGATTCAAAAGAGTGTGGCGGTAGAGCGTACTTTTTTTGAAGACCTTTTTGACGAACAGCAAATCAATGAAAAACTTGAAAACCTAAGCGAGGATCTTCATCAGCGTTTGCAGAAAAACAACATCATGGGAAGATCTTTAACTCTGAAAATAAAATATAAAGATTTTTCTCTGTTTACAAGAAGTATTACCAAAGAAGAATACTTCACTTCACCCGAAGAATATTTTAAAATTTCAAAAAAACTTTGGGAACTCCGTCCTTATGATAAAGCGGTACGATTATTGGGTCTGTCGTTATCTCATCTCAACACCGAAGAAAAAAAGCAGATTTCTGTTCAGCTTAAAATTCGTTTTGAGGAATTTGAAGATTAG
- a CDS encoding carboxylesterase family protein, whose product MKFQENTETHLFNTSFGKILGLKENRIIKAKNIRYAYSERFQKPIALSPTDSEIAFPEKTPVCPQNISPLLEKMIGKTNLDDFEVDESPQFISVFRPEKIHKDEKLSVVVWIHGGSYEIGCGDLPTADPTDWVKEQNLIVVTVSYRVGIFGFLGGTADRPANLGLFDIIEALRWIKTNISDFGGDAENITLFGQSSGGDAIAHLMISDGVEDLFKRVIIHSAPLGLRLNRSKMSEEFLKNTEHFNKETDTFEIVETYKKNPPSFLKYGLKAAMPFGTQYDFPPLCNENEVEEKWRENARNIDVLIGLNDEETSFYLRASESLNKYLPKKIINKAIRTTTEIIYGKPAKDFAENYARSGGNVYLFRIHPRLFDNHFMGAHAIDLPFIFGNESAWQTAGILKNIPWTYIDENGKKLRKLWAEFAQSGSISDDSERPEILVLRKI is encoded by the coding sequence ATGAAATTTCAGGAAAATACAGAAACTCATCTCTTTAATACTTCTTTCGGAAAGATTTTAGGTTTAAAGGAAAACAGAATTATCAAAGCGAAAAACATTCGCTATGCCTATTCCGAAAGATTCCAAAAACCAATTGCTTTATCACCTACAGATTCAGAAATTGCTTTTCCGGAGAAAACTCCTGTTTGTCCGCAAAACATCAGTCCCCTCTTAGAGAAAATGATTGGCAAAACCAATCTGGATGATTTTGAAGTGGATGAGTCTCCGCAATTTATTTCTGTTTTTCGTCCTGAAAAGATTCACAAAGACGAAAAGTTATCTGTCGTTGTCTGGATTCATGGTGGTTCTTATGAAATTGGATGTGGCGATTTACCGACTGCAGATCCTACAGATTGGGTGAAGGAACAAAATCTGATCGTGGTTACCGTATCATATCGTGTGGGAATTTTTGGATTTTTGGGAGGAACAGCAGACAGACCTGCAAATCTTGGTTTGTTTGACATCATCGAAGCCTTAAGATGGATTAAAACAAATATATCAGATTTCGGTGGTGATGCTGAGAATATCACCTTGTTCGGGCAGTCTTCGGGTGGCGATGCAATTGCTCATCTTATGATTTCCGATGGCGTGGAAGATCTGTTTAAAAGAGTGATCATTCACAGTGCGCCTTTAGGATTAAGACTAAACAGAAGTAAAATGTCTGAAGAATTTTTGAAAAATACAGAGCATTTCAACAAAGAAACCGACACCTTTGAAATTGTTGAAACATACAAAAAGAATCCGCCGTCATTTTTAAAGTACGGATTAAAAGCTGCGATGCCTTTTGGAACTCAATATGATTTTCCGCCTTTGTGTAACGAAAATGAGGTGGAAGAAAAATGGAGAGAAAACGCACGAAATATTGACGTTTTAATTGGTTTGAATGATGAAGAAACTTCATTTTATCTAAGAGCGTCAGAAAGCTTAAATAAATATTTGCCGAAGAAGATCATCAATAAAGCGATCCGTACCACCACAGAAATTATTTACGGAAAACCAGCCAAAGATTTTGCTGAGAACTATGCACGGTCAGGAGGAAACGTATATCTGTTTAGAATTCATCCGCGTTTGTTTGATAATCATTTTATGGGAGCTCATGCCATTGATCTTCCGTTCATTTTCGGTAATGAGTCTGCATGGCAAACTGCAGGAATTTTAAAAAATATTCCATGGACATACATTGATGAAAACGGTAAAAAATTAAGAAAACTTTGGGCAGAATTTGCCCAAAGCGGATCTATATCTGACGATTCTGAGAGACCGGAAATTTTAGTTCTCCGAAAGATTTAG
- a CDS encoding alpha-amylase: MNQTMIQFFHWYSDGEGVLWKQAKKEAKHLSNLGITSVWFPPAYKGTNGGYSVGYDAYDLYDLGEFDQKNSTKTKYGSKDEYINCIKALKKEKIQVIVDIVLGHKAGGDELETFKAAKVDENNREKIISEFSDIQSYTKFTFPGRGKKYSNFEWNFTCFSGVDYAEGKDSHIYKIQSEYGNDWEEMIDDEKGNYDYLMFNDVEHRNPHVREELNTWAQWYFEQTDFDGVRLDALKHISYDFYKEWLTMLRSNSGKNIFAVGEYWAPGQLNLLQKYIDATEGCMSLFDSSLHNNFHTASNEGDSYDLRRIFDETLTEADPLHSVSIVDNHDTQPLQDLEAPVEKWFKPLAYALILLREKGYPCVFYPDLYGAHYKDNDREGNEQEIFLDKVDGIEEMLIARKDNAYGLQRDYFEDANCLGWTREGDEEHEGCAVTLSNKEAYNKPMEVGKRYAGKRFADALKRFEEKVTIDENGWGNFPVPAGNVSVWIPE; this comes from the coding sequence ATGAACCAGACAATGATTCAGTTTTTCCACTGGTACAGTGACGGAGAAGGTGTGCTGTGGAAACAAGCCAAAAAAGAGGCAAAACATTTATCAAATTTAGGAATAACATCAGTTTGGTTTCCGCCCGCATATAAAGGTACAAACGGAGGATATTCTGTAGGATATGATGCCTACGATTTGTATGACTTAGGAGAATTTGATCAGAAAAACAGCACTAAAACCAAATACGGTTCAAAAGACGAGTATATCAACTGCATTAAAGCTTTAAAGAAAGAAAAAATCCAAGTCATTGTTGACATCGTTTTGGGTCACAAGGCAGGTGGTGATGAGCTGGAAACCTTCAAGGCTGCCAAAGTAGATGAAAACAATCGCGAGAAAATAATTTCTGAATTTTCTGATATTCAATCATATACCAAATTTACTTTTCCGGGAAGAGGAAAAAAATACTCAAATTTTGAGTGGAACTTCACGTGTTTCAGCGGAGTAGATTATGCCGAAGGAAAAGATTCTCACATCTATAAAATTCAGTCGGAATATGGGAATGATTGGGAAGAAATGATTGATGACGAAAAAGGAAACTATGATTATCTCATGTTCAACGATGTAGAACATCGTAATCCTCATGTGCGGGAAGAGCTCAACACGTGGGCACAATGGTATTTTGAACAGACAGATTTTGACGGTGTACGACTAGATGCACTCAAACATATTTCTTATGATTTTTACAAAGAATGGCTCACTATGCTGCGATCAAATTCAGGTAAAAATATTTTTGCGGTGGGAGAATATTGGGCTCCCGGACAATTGAATTTGTTACAGAAATATATTGACGCTACAGAAGGTTGCATGAGTCTTTTTGACAGCTCTCTTCACAACAATTTTCACACCGCATCAAACGAAGGAGATTCTTATGATTTGCGAAGAATTTTTGATGAAACATTAACGGAAGCTGACCCTTTGCACTCGGTAAGCATCGTCGATAATCACGATACTCAGCCTTTGCAGGATTTGGAAGCTCCGGTCGAAAAATGGTTTAAACCTCTAGCCTATGCTTTAATTTTGTTAAGAGAAAAAGGCTATCCTTGTGTATTTTATCCTGATTTGTACGGTGCACATTATAAAGACAATGACCGTGAAGGAAACGAGCAGGAAATATTTTTGGATAAAGTAGACGGTATAGAAGAAATGCTAATCGCTCGCAAAGACAATGCTTATGGGCTTCAAAGAGATTATTTTGAAGATGCCAATTGTCTTGGGTGGACTCGTGAAGGTGACGAAGAGCATGAAGGATGCGCAGTGACACTGAGTAATAAAGAAGCTTATAACAAACCTATGGAAGTAGGAAAAAGATATGCAGGTAAAAGATTTGCTGATGCATTAAAACGATTTGAAGAAAAAGTAACCATTGACGAAAACGGATGGGGAAATTTCCCTGTTCCTGCCGGAAATGTGAGTGTCTGGATTCCAGAATAG
- a CDS encoding TlpA family protein disulfide reductase, whose translation MKQIMTFLMMSFFTFGCSQKAPEVSKTQFSKEALQQNLEDENGKPITIQEILNQHKGKVLVIDFWAGWCRDCLKALPKAEELERNNPNIDFVFFSLERSKEKFDSSLVRFNMKEKENYWFSVGWENDFNKYIDLNWIPRYMVIDQKSEIAKYYAISPEDPEIQATIDRLLK comes from the coding sequence ATGAAGCAAATAATGACTTTTTTGATGATGAGTTTCTTTACTTTTGGATGTTCACAGAAGGCTCCGGAAGTTTCTAAGACTCAATTTTCAAAAGAGGCTTTACAACAAAACTTGGAAGATGAGAACGGAAAACCAATAACCATTCAGGAAATTCTTAATCAACATAAAGGAAAAGTTTTGGTCATCGATTTTTGGGCTGGATGGTGCAGAGATTGTCTTAAAGCTTTACCAAAAGCTGAAGAATTGGAAAGAAATAATCCGAATATCGATTTTGTTTTCTTTTCGCTTGAAAGATCCAAAGAAAAATTCGACAGCAGTCTGGTAAGATTCAACATGAAAGAAAAAGAAAACTATTGGTTTTCTGTAGGTTGGGAAAATGATTTCAACAAATATATTGACCTCAACTGGATTCCGAGATACATGGTCATTGATCAAAAATCTGAGATCGCAAAATATTATGCCATCTCTCCGGAAGATCCGGAAATTCAGGCTACGATCGATCGATTATTAAAATAG